GACAAGAAGGCACGTCTTGTCCAATCAGCAGCATCGCAAATCAATTTGTCAAAAGTTTATTTCATCAGTCGAGGCTTCATTTGCGCCCGAGTTGCTGTCATGACCCCAGCCAAAAATGGCGCTCGACCGCGCATCCCTTCTCTTGGGCAAGCGGACCGGCTGGCCCGGCGCATTATGACCCTCTTTGACCGTGGTTTGCGCGATTTCGATTTGATAGCTGCCAAGGCTGCCAATGCAGAAGAGAAATGAGAACCGGACCTCGTGTACCATCGGTACAGACTGAGTTGGTTCAACAGATTCCCGTTCCTTCCGCGTCGCAGCCATTAATTGCGCGTGACGTCCACGACTTCGCCATGAAAACAGATATAGAATCGATCCGATTGAGGAGCGCGCGTTGGACGAAATGGCGAAAGAATAATTGAGCGAGCTCACACGCCTAAAGTTTTGCTGGCCTTCCCCGGTGCCAGCAGAGGTCTGGCGCTGATTCTACGACTACAGAATCGGCGCCATACCTTGTTCATATTTTTAGTTCCGAGGTGCAAAATAAGTAACAGTTCAAAAAGGCCTATGTTGCGATGCCCCTACCAATGAGCGAAACCATGACTGATTCTTGCGCTTCGCTCTCGAGTTTAGGATGGTCGGAATTTTTTAGCGATCAGCTTGTGTCAAACGAGACAAACCTCCTCCCAATGCGCATTGATACGGTTCACCGCGCGCGTCTCACTGCGATTTTTCAATCCGGAACAGTCAAACTAACCTATCCTGCCGACGTGACGACTGCAGATTTTGCCGTCGGTGACTGGGTTCTCGTTGATCCGAGCACGCACCTGGTGCAACGCCTTTTGAAACGAAAAACACTTCTGGAACGTCGCAAAGCGGGCAATCGACCCCCACAGCTGGTTGCCGCGAACATCGATACACTGTTCATCGTTACCTCGTGCAATTCCGATTTCAATGCCGCCCGGCTGGAACGTTACCTTGCGTTGGCCAACCAAGCCGGAACAAATCCGGTCATCGTCTTGACCAAGGCTGATACGGTGTCAAACGCTTGGGAATTCGAACAGCAGGCGGCTGCACTGCAACGCGGTTCGACTGTCGTGACCCTGAATGCGCGCTCTCCTGATGCCAAGACTGCGCTCTTTCCCTGGTGCGGAGTCGGGCAGACAGTGACCTTGGTAGGGTCCTCCGGTGCAGGCAAATCGACTCTGGTGAACACGCTGGCGGGCCCGGTCCTAGAACTGCCCCAGCAGACGGGCGGTATCCGCGAGCATGATGCCAAGGGTCGTCACACCACCACATCCCGGTCTCTGCACGCGATTGCCGCCGGCGGTTGGGTGATCGATACGCCGGGAATACGAACGCTGGATGTCAGCCACGTGGGTTATGGCATTGATACCGTGTTCGCGGAAATCACAGAACTTGGCCCGCATTGCCGGTTTCGTGACTGTAGTCACGTTCATGAACCCGGCTGCGCGGTGCAAGCAGCAATGGCTGCAGGCAAGATTGATCCCGAGCGTTTGACCCGCTGGCGAAAGCTGCACAACGAAAACTGCGATAACAGCGCCAATCAAGTCAGACCGCGTGGCACAAGTTCCATGCCCCGGCGCAAAAACAGGGAATGAATGGAATTAGGCGACCCATCTTCCAACTTTTTCCAATCATCAGCCGCACGATCACACAGTCTCGAATTTGGCGCGTTTGTCCGAGGTCTGTAAATGCGGCGTCTGGAGGCCACAACATAGCAAACCTTGCCGTTGGGTTGGATTTGGCCAAATGGTTGTGCAAGCTGGTGTTACGGGCCGGACCACGACGATTGTTTTGCGTATAGCAAGCTCGGGCCGTCCATCGACATTCATACTATCGTTCAAACTGCGCATCAGTCGCGAAATAATCCAGGGAGCCCCTCTGGTTCAAGGTACCCGAGTTAATCCACGTCTGCATCTCAATTGGGTAGTTGCCTCCTGCCGGATTGTGTCTCATATCCACAGGTTTTGAGGGGATGCCGAATATGACCAAATACGCGGGCCTCACCGACTATCCTAAACGTAGGACGGAAGGTGAACTTACTCTGACATTCGACGAGATTGCCGCCATCATCAACGGCTATCTTCCGAAGTCGGCAGAGCAGTCCCAATATTGGGAAGACGCGGCGAAGATGTGCGCGGGCCACAAAGCATCACAAAGAGCTGGTTATAAGACATATCTCGTACATGGGAACGACAAGGTGCGCTTCGTTCGCAGTTAAGCTGGTTGACAAAATAACCACACTCGTCTCCTGTCGGGAGAAACCGATTTCGGCGTGAAGCCCGGGTTCCGGACGAGGAGCCCAAGCCGGGGCCCATTGACGCCGTTGGCGGTTTAGGTCACGCGATGTGCTGTGCTTGATGCCGCATCCATTGTCACCGAAGCCCCATCCTCTTGGTGTTCGAGTGCGCTTTATTTCTGGAAGCGCTAGGCGCGGATTAACCTCGTGACAAGTCGATCCGCAATTGCACAGACAAGCAGTGTTGAAGGCTAAAACGCGCGGTGGGGTTGTCATAATGGATGGTAAAGCCCGCAGTCCTCGCGCAAACTGGGAAGGGTACGACTTCCCTGTAGTTACTGCGCCCAATCACAAGGATAATTACTGCTATCTCCGCGAATGGGAGCGGTGCCCATTCATAGGGCCGCCGCATCCAGGCTTATTGCCCGCATCCACCTACGCTCTGCCGGAGCGGGTCAAAAGCGCTCAGCAGGAACATGAAGAAATCGTGGCCGCGATTGCTGCAGGTGAAGGGGATGCAGCAGAAGCGGCAGCACGCCGCCATGTTGCCAGTGGCTACCGGATCCGGCTGGGCCTGACAAAGGTTCAGTTCGCACCTGAGAGGCACTTGCCATTCTAAAAGTTGGAACAATCACACAGGGGCCGTCATTGAACGTTAGAATTTTTGGCACATCTGCCACATAGCGCTGAATTCGCGCCAATTATCTCTGACATCTACAAGATGAGCTTTTACAAACAAGTAGCCGTGTCTCGCAAAAGTTAGACAGACTGTGTCAAAACGCAGTTGTGTGAGCTGTGCAGGCGCGCTTGATGTATATCTGCGGTTAGAACCCGGTCCGGCCGGACGCGCCTGAACGCTGAAAATCCCTTAACGCGGCTGCGCGATCACGAGGTCGATCCCCATATCGATGCGCGCGATCTCCCGGGCAACCAGAACGTCGAGAATCGCCTGCTCGCGATCAGGCTGCGAAGCCGATCCATCCGCAGCGACGGGCGGCAGCGCCAGCCGCACCCTACCGGCAACGGGATCCTCCGTCTGTCGCCAGACCGGCGACGCGGCTTCGAGCACGGCCTGACGAACCTCCTGCGCCATGGCCCTGAAGTCCCGGACGCGCTTGTCCTTGAACTTGTGGGAGAGGGCGTCCGGTCAGGCTCTCAAAGGTCTCGGCTTCGATCTGCCGGGGCTCTGAGCAGAAATACCCGTAGGACAGGTCGGGTTTGTACGCGATCGTATGGACCTTGTCGTCCGGCAACGAACCAATCTGCGCTGGAGAGAACAGGATAGGGCTGCTCGCTACGCTCGCCGTATTGTAGGCGCTATTGAATGCCGGACAATCGCGCAGGCATGGCGCGACATAGAAAACCTGGCCCGGATAGCGCCCTTCCCCAGTCAATCAGAAGCCGATGCTGATCCGACACATCCCGGCGCATGAGCGCAATCCGGAAGAATTCAAGCGTCAGACCAGGACACAGGCTGTTGGCGATCTCAAAGGCGCTAGCCCGGGGCATCAGCTCCGGGAGCTTGTGCTGAAGGAAAAGCGGCACCGCCGGGAAGTCGATCCGCACGTCATAGCCCAGCGTCCCCTCCTGCTCGAGGTTGGGAAAGAAAGGCGCGCCGGCAGGGGCCGTGGCCGATCCGCGGACCAGGTTTTCCGTGAAGGCGTAGCCAAAAGAAAATTCCGTATATCCGACCTTCATAACAGCCCAAACCGCCCTTTCATTTTGACGCGTCAACCACGCCCGACACGCGCATATCGTAACTATGTACAAAATTCTGGCCATAAACTACCCTCACGACCAATCAAATGAACAAAACTTGACTTCATCCCAGCGCTATGACATGATGTACAACATTCTGGACGTGAGAAAGCCTCGCATTCAAATGAACAAACAGGTAATATCAGTGCCCCGTCAGAGAAGCTACTCCAGAGTCACGCACCAGGCGCTCGCCATGCTCGGCAAACTGATCCGCGTCGGGCGCGCCGAGCGCGGCCTGACCGCGCAGGAACTGGCCGAGCGCGCTGGTATCAGCCGGACGACATTGTCCAGCATCGAGAAGGGTGCGCCAGGTCCTGAAATCGGTACCGTTTTTGAGGTTGCCTCGCTCGTTGGCGTACGCCTGTTCGACTATGACGAGCGCACTCTCCAGATGCACAACGCCCGCCTCGATGAGAACCTGACCTTGCTGCCCAAGAGTGTCCGCCACAGTGTGAAGAAGGTCGATGATGACTTCTAAGGCGGATGCCACTGAAGCTTTTGTCTGGACGTGGCTGCCGGGGGCGACGGAACCGGTGGTGGCCGGCCGCCTCGACCAGGATGGTGCGCGCCTGCTCTTTACCTATGGCGCCAGCTACCGCCGCCGCAGGAACGCCATTTCCCTCTACGAGCCGGAACTGCCGCTCCAGGAAGGCGTCATCGCGCCGATCAACGGCCTGTCGATGGCGAGCTGCATTCGCGACGGCTCACCCGACGCCTGGGGCCGCCGCGTCATCATCAACAGGCTGACGGGCAGGAAGCCCGATGCTGCCGGCGTGCCGGAGATCAGCGAGCTCACCTATCTGCTCCAGTCCGGCTCCGACCGGATTGGCGCTCTCGATTTTCAGGCCTCGGCAACAGAGTATGTCCCCCGCCTTGCCGCGCAAGCATCGCTCGACGAACTCATGGAAGCGGCCGCCCTCATCGAAAAAGGCGTTCCCCTGACACCGGCGCTCGAACTGGCCCTCAACCACGGCACCTCGATCGGCGGTGCGCGCCCCAAAGCGCTCATTGAGGACGGGACGAAGAAATTCATCGCCAAATTCTCAGCAACCAACGACACCTACAGCGTCGTGAAGGCCGAATTCATCGCGATGAAGCTGGCAGCCGCCTGCGGTCTTAACGCGGCGTCCGTGGCGATGACCCGCGCCGCGCAAAAGGACGTGCTGCTTATTGAGCGCTTTGACCGCACGCACACAAAGGATGGCTGGTCCAGACATGCCATGGTCTCGGCCCTGACTATGCTGGGCCTTGATGAGATGATGGCTCGCTATGCCTCTTACGAAGACCTGGCCGAGCTGATCCGCCGCCGTTTCACTGCCCCTAAGGATACACTCAATGAGCTCTACGGGCGGATTTGCTTCAACGTGCTGTGCGGCAACACCGACGACCATGCCCGCAACCATGCCGCCTTCTGGGACGGACGGGTGCTCACTCTGACGCCGGTCTATGATATTTGCCCGCAAGGACGCACGGGCAACGTAGCCACGCAGGCCATGCTGATTAAGGGCGATGGCCGCGCCAGCACGCTCGCCACCTTGCTCGCAGCCGCGCCAGATTATCACCTGAAAGAGGCGGAGGCCGCAGCGCTGATTGAAAACCAGGTCGCGATGATTGCCGCACACTGGCCAGCGATCTGCGCGGAAGCTGAACTGAGCCCCGTCGAGCGCAAACTGTTCGCCGGACGTCAGTTTCTCAATAGCTATGCCCTTGACGGGCTCGAAGGTCACAAGACGCTGCAGGATGCCTTTCGTGCCGCACGGGATGCGCTGATCGCGAGCGGAGGCACTTGAAGATGACAGCGCGGCAGCAGCTCAAGAAACGCGCTTGTACGATCCGCCGTTTTGTTGAGTACGTGCCCGCACGAGCAGCAATCCGAAACTGCGAAAGGAGCGTACAGCACTTTCACTAAGCGGCCTGTCAGAAGCAGCCATCATGACCGCTTTGGGCGGAATCGCACCGCAGTCTAGTTGAAAGCGGCATCCTGAGGGTCTTGTTCCGGATGAGACATTATGCGACCTTTTCGGCACAAATCCGAAACATTGCGTGAACGGTCTAAGCGGAGAGCATACGGAGATTGGCGCGTAGCCAAACAGACAATGGGCAGATTTGCCAGTGCTCGGGACAACCTACAAGTAGGCCCGCGTTCCGGGAGGAGGCTTGCTTTTTGATAGACAATGTCAGCGCCTCTGACGTTCGCAACGAATCGGACTATCAGCCCTTGTGTCTCTGGCACGAAAAAATGGAAGACCGGGCTATGCCATGAGTTCTATCTTCAAAGCAGCTGTCAGATGCTCGGCCAGTAGTATTGCCGGCCGCGGCAGGACCGGAGCCCGATGTAGTTTGACGTCAGCTGGCGGCAATGCAGGCATGCCATCAGCTTCTGAGAGGATACGCAGGCGCTGTGGACAGGTGCTGGACTTTACGACCGTCACCGCCAGACCTTGCAGCACAATTGCCTCGACTGCGGCTAGGCTGTGGCTGACAAACGCGATGCGCCACGGTCGGTTGGCCGCGTCGAGCGCATCCATTGCCCATTTGCGGAAAAGGCAACCTTCTGGAGAAAGCGCGATGGGCAGGGGATTCATGTGCTCGGCGCGATCCGTTTCACCGCTAACCCAGATCGCCTGTTCGCGACGAAGAAACTCCCCTTCCCCTTTCCCGGCCGGATGCATTGCGATGACGAGATCGAACGATCGCCCGAGCCGAGTCAGCATATGAGCGGTCAAACCGGTCTCCATCTCAATATGAATATTCGGATAAATCTTGGCGAAGGCGGCAATCAAAGGTGGCATGACAGTCATGCCGTAATCATCCATGATGCCTAGCCGCACGCGTCCTTCAAGTTTGTGCTCACGCAGACTACCCAAAGCCTCTTGATTGAGAACGAGCATGCGGCGCGCGTAGTGCAAAAGTCTCTCACCTGCGGGCGTCAGACCGACCTGAGCGGTGCTCCGGAAAAGGAGCTCGGCGCCTGCCTGCCTCTCCAGCCGTTTCACTTGCATACTAATCGCCGATTGAGTGCGGTTAAGCGTCGAAGCCGCTCGTGTGAAGGAACGGCAATCGGCTACAGCCACAAAAGCTTGTAGCAAATCAAGATTGAGGACCGGGAAGCTCATCACAAATCACAATCAACTTCATAACATTAATTCCATTTCTTGATTAATAGCTTAGCGATAGCATGGTCGCAAGCTGTTCAACGGAGGTGTCATGGGCGAGATATTGGGTATTGCAGCGGCGTTGCTATCAAGCCTGCTCGGGGGAACATCGGTGGCCGTAACTCGATACGTCGTCGATGCCATCGATCCGCTCGCACTGGGCGCCTTCCGCTTCGGTATCGGCTTCATTTTTCTCCTGCCTGTATCCTTGTTGAGTGGTGGGCGATGGCCGCGCCGTACTGACTGGGCTGGCGTCGCGGCGCTGGGCGCTCTGTTCTTCGGGCTGTTTCCGGTCCTGTTCAATGCATCGCTTAGCTATACTACGTCCGCTCGCGGTGCCTTGGCCCTATCCACATTGCCGTTACTAACCATGCTCACTGCCGCACTACTGGGTATTGAAAGACTCACAACGCGCAAGTTTACTGGCGTGCTCGTGGCAACGCTCGGAGTGGCGGCGGCGCTGCTGACGGATTTCTCCAGTGCACCGGCCAATGCTTGGCGCGGCGATCTACTGATGGTTGCTGCCGCCATGTGCATGGCGTTCTACAATGTGTGGTCGCGCCCGTTCATCGCTCGCGCTAGCCCTTTCACGTTCGTCTCCATGGGAATGGGGGTGGGCGCGGTGATTCTGATCACAATATCACTGTGGAGGGATAGTTTTGAACCGGTCCCGCTATTGAGCTGGCCCCACTGGTCGGCGATCATCTTTCTCGGCCTGTTCGGAGCCGCGATTACCTTTTTCCTTTGGACCTTCGCCCTGGCGCATACAACTCCTACGCGCGTTGCAATATCTATTTCAGTCAATCCCATCGCGGCATCGCTTGTCGGAATGCTAATGCTCGACGAGCCGTTTACATTTAATTTCATCATTGGTCTTGCCGCCGTTTGCCTTGGAATTGGCTTGGCCACTACTGAAGTGATCACCCAGAAAAAGGTATTGTAACGTCGCTATAGGTTATTCTGCTAAAACACGGACCGTAGGCGAAATAGGATTGGACGCAGGGCCACAATTTTACAGGTCGTTTGAGCGGCTGTCACGCTGCAGTTAACCAGGGTCTTCCTCAATTTCTGTGGTGTTCGGTATGTTTGCACGGCAGCATGCGTGCCCTGAGTAGTTCAGCGCCTGCTCTGCCATACATCGCGCGCTTGATCGTCTTCAGGCGGTTGATTTGGCCCTCAGCCTGGCCGTTGCTCCACGGAAGTTCAACGGCGTTGTGAACAGCATCGATGTCACGGAGTAAGACCCGGGCGAAGCGGGCGATAGGTACGAGTCCCGAGCCGATGGCGTCATCGATCCAGGCGTCGAGCTTACGAGATTCGCGGCTCCGAAAGATGCCGCGTAATCGCATGGCAAGGGTTCGCATCTGGGCAAATTCATTTCAGTGCAATCACCTTTTTCTCCTGATCGATTGTCAGCAGGCCCCGCGGCTTTAAGCAGAGGGCCGCCGCAATTACCGGGGAGATTGCATGTCCAGTCTCTGGATCCCGTATTGGTTCGGGCTCACACACGTGTTGCCGGGAAATGTCCGGAACCGGCAATGCATCACCTTCGTCCAACCTGACGGCGCGGCGCCAGCTTGCGAGAAGTCGTTCAAGATTCGAGAAACTACCCGTGTAGCCGCGCTGTCGGATATCGTGGAAGAGATGCCGCCCGCAGCGATTACCGTCTTTCCAGCACTGGGCTAGAAACGTCTCGAAATACAATGGTGACGTCGGTTTTAATGCTGCCCTACGTCTGTCGGGAGGGCTCTGAGCAGTCAGCCATTTTGCAATGCTGCGCCTGCCGTAGCCGGTGCGACGCGCAATCTCCGAGTAGGTCAGACCTTCCTTACTCAATGCATGAACAGTTTCGAATACCATCTGCCGTGACTGCCGGTGAGCGCGGCGCACGTTGCGCCGATGCTTTGCATCACACTGCAAATCATCCGGAATTTGATCGACCTGCGGAATCCTAATCGCGTCATCAGTCAGCAATGCTCTACCCGTGGCGCGGCCCGAGAGGCTCATCTGCTCCTCGATTGCGACCCGCAGATTTTGCATAAGATGAAATCTGTCCGCCACCTGATGTGCTTGGGGTGCGCCTTCGCGAGCGGCTTGTGCATAGAGCCCGCACCGGTCGCGGCTGACGATCTCGACAGAAGGGTGCTGCTGGAGCCATTCCGCAGTACTCGACGCACTTCGGTCTTCCAGGATGTCTACGACCGAGCGACGCTCTAGGTCGACGACGATCGTGCCGTACCGCCATGACCGTCTCCAGCTCCAGTCATCTATGCCGACGACCCGAATAGGAGGAGTACGGCAAGCGGCGGCTGCGTCCCGCTTCAGCTGTCGCAGGATCGTGTCATCGCTGACCGGCATTCCCAGCCGCTGCATCAAGCGTTCGCCGGGGCGGCCACCTGCGCTATGGCCGAGCAGACCGACAATCTCGGCAACTCGTCTTGTGCGGCGCGCATAGGGAGTAGCGATTGTCGGAAGCCGGTCTGTGAATGTTTGACGTGTGCATTCCGCTCCGCGCATAGCCAGCGGCTCGATCGAAGCTTCACCGTTACGGCTCTCCCCTGAACCGGCAAATCTTGAAGACAGCGATCAGACCAGCCATGCCGGTTGCGTGTCCTCTGCCCGCACTCGGGACAAATGCCATACGCAGGGCCAACAGCAGAAACAACCCAACTGTCGTCATCTGTGAGCGCCACGCCAAGCACTTTTATCTCTGAACCGGGTGACCATGTCGTTTTCGTTCGCATGCCCGCTCATAGCTGCGTCCCTGCTAACGGTCTGTTAACCACACAAATTGAGGAAGACCCTAATATTGTCTCGGGAAGAGCCAGCGAAATGTCCCGATGGATGTTGCTAAAACGCGCTGTTGTGAGAGCGGTTCCATCTACGGAAAAGTGACGTCGCCCCGGGCGCTAAAGCGCGACGAAACATTGGGTTGACGATCGACACGCATTCGGAGAAATTGATGTGGACACGTCGCTGCAACGCCAAGTCCCGAGCTATTCGACCGTCGCCGGGGTCGTGTCCTTTTCGAGTCCGCATGACCATCGTCGGTCGAGTGCCTCAAAGTTTGGGACGAGTGTGGGCGACCCCGCTTGCAGCCCGACTAAAGCGACGCCATTACTGGGCGAATAGCCATTTGTTACGGACGACACGGCTGGTGCCAGCCTACACGCTGTTGCCCCTAAAGTTAGAAAACAAATCATATGAGGTTTTTCCTGATGTCGTGGGGAGGTTTTCTCCTATCTTCGACGCGGGCTTTTTTGGGGCAACCGTAAATCTGGCATGTAGACCTACGGCCGGAAACGATGTTCGGGGTCCCTGTTGGCTATCGACAATGTCCCTGACCCAGTTCGCCGGACACCGGGACGCTATTGTCACACTATTTCAATAGGATGGACATACTTCCAAGTGGAACCAAGGGCAGCGTTGACCGTTTAGCTTTGGTGAATGAAAGCCTTCAAGGAGTTTACCATGGGTAGCACAAGCGACAAAGTTTCCGGAATGGCCAATAAGGCAGCTGGCAATATCAAGCAGGCTGCCGGCAAGGCAACCGGTTCCAGAGAAATGCAGGCCAAAGGCAAGATGCAGGAGATCAAGGGCGACGCCCAAGTGGCCAAAGGCAAAGCCAAGGATACTGTGAAAAAGTTCGTTGATAAGGCGTGATCGCCTTCGACGAGATCTGCCGACCGGTCTGCACCGGTTGTTTTGTCCGGGTGCACTACCGCCATCAGACGGCGCCTATGATGGCGACCCTACATACAGCCAAAGAGACGATCACATAGCGTGGATCAATAAAAATCGCCGCATGAAGTGGTAGGCGTCCACCAAAAGGGCTCTGATCGAGACCGCCATCGGGCGATACAAGGGATCGCATGGCGCTTGAGAGCTCGCTCCTTCCCGGCCGCCATCGGTTGCGCCGTTCTCAACCGCATGTTCGCCTGTGCACGCCCGAAGTCCGTTCGTTGCAAGGCGAATATAATACGGCGCTATGCTGCTATGCTTTAAACAGAGGTCGGGTCATTCACGGGATTTGTCGACGCTGTAAGATCGAGCACGGGCACGCCCGCTGGTCATATCGCGCTTGCCAACCCGAAGATCCTTATCTTCTTTGAGGTCCGGTATTGTCTCGCCGACGTCGTCCGGAGTTTCGTTCCCCGAAGCACTGGCGACGCCTGCCATTCCCGAAATCTTTGGATCCCCGGTGCGATCATACTCAGCCGGTGCCAGGTCCTCGATTGCCGGTGGCGACCAACCTTCGGAGCGCCAGGACGCAGCACGTTCATCGATGTCTACGCTGCCTTCATCGTCCAGAATATCGAGCGCCGTATCCGCCAGTTCGGCAGCCACACCAGTCACCGTGACCAGGTAGCCGCCACGCCGAAGCCCCTCGGAATAGACCTCCCGCTCAGCACTCGGCAGGAAGAAGTCACCCAGCGATTCCCAAAAGCCCTTGTTGTCATCGCTCGATCTTGCTTCCGGGCTGACAGTGTCGTTACCCTCCACCAGGCGAACGCTATCTCGACCAATTCCCGCATCAACTAGACGCTGCACAGCCCTTTCCGCCATTTCGCGATCTTCATAAAAAGCAGTCAATGTGTTCGAAGGGGTTGAGTTGTAGTCACTCATTTTGGCGTCTCCTCATTGTTGGGTTTTGAAACTCCGGTTATTGCGAGCTGCTCCTCGAGACTCGTAGAAACCGCACAATTCTGCGGTGTATTCTTAGGTCATCACTCACGAGGCCGTCTGATCAACAAACGGCTTCAGTGATGGTTCCGGCAAGGAGCCAAAATATTAATTCGGAGGGCAAATGCACGGCTAGAGTTTCGACAGTTCGTGGTCCTGTCGAGCTTCACGCGTGATCATCGGAACTAAGTTCTGATAAGATGCGTTGCTGATTAAGGTAATGTCAGCTGTGTCAACCGGACATGATGGCAGCACGGACAAGGGAGTTTTTCCGGTTTCCGATCTTGGCCAACGAAATGGCAGGCGAGCGTCTATCCCATCCGGCTGACATTGCTTCAATATTAACAGGATTTGTCGTGACGAAGAAAATCAGTGAGCAAGACGCCAAGCAGGGAAGCAAGGCCTTCCGGTGCTTGCGTTCTCGCAGTCTCATTAGGATTGGCGGTTATTGTTTGAGGCCGTAGAAACTTTACGGTGAGTTGATCGCCCCCTACTTGCAGCACTGCAAGCGATGCCACGGAATGCATTGAGATTCCATGGGCCGCGTTGTGGAAATCGGCACCCCAGCTCAATATCTAGGAAAACCGCCTCCGACATCTTTGATGGGTATGACCATGAATTTGCTCATATGTGATCGCCCTTGCCAATTCCTGTTTCGTCGTGTCTTCGCCCTACCGCCGTGCAAGCGTCACGTCGAACTCAATCGAAGGGAAGACAATGGTCCGTTCAACATGCCACGGAAATTGACGATGCACTGAGAGAGCTGGTTCTGTCTCGCAGACAAGCCTGACAAATCACTGGGGATGAAACGAAACTGAAAACGTACTTTACTTGAAATCCGCTAATGCTATCTGAACCCAAAGTATCCGAGTACGAAGAGAACGATAACGACTGCTCCGACCAGCCAGATCA
This window of the Phyllobacterium zundukense genome carries:
- a CDS encoding CsbD family protein yields the protein MGSTSDKVSGMANKAAGNIKQAAGKATGSREMQAKGKMQEIKGDAQVAKGKAKDTVKKFVDKA
- a CDS encoding DMT family transporter produces the protein MGEILGIAAALLSSLLGGTSVAVTRYVVDAIDPLALGAFRFGIGFIFLLPVSLLSGGRWPRRTDWAGVAALGALFFGLFPVLFNASLSYTTSARGALALSTLPLLTMLTAALLGIERLTTRKFTGVLVATLGVAAALLTDFSSAPANAWRGDLLMVAAAMCMAFYNVWSRPFIARASPFTFVSMGMGVGAVILITISLWRDSFEPVPLLSWPHWSAIIFLGLFGAAITFFLWTFALAHTTPTRVAISISVNPIAASLVGMLMLDEPFTFNFIIGLAAVCLGIGLATTEVITQKKVL
- a CDS encoding type II toxin-antitoxin system HipA family toxin is translated as MTSKADATEAFVWTWLPGATEPVVAGRLDQDGARLLFTYGASYRRRRNAISLYEPELPLQEGVIAPINGLSMASCIRDGSPDAWGRRVIINRLTGRKPDAAGVPEISELTYLLQSGSDRIGALDFQASATEYVPRLAAQASLDELMEAAALIEKGVPLTPALELALNHGTSIGGARPKALIEDGTKKFIAKFSATNDTYSVVKAEFIAMKLAAACGLNAASVAMTRAAQKDVLLIERFDRTHTKDGWSRHAMVSALTMLGLDEMMARYASYEDLAELIRRRFTAPKDTLNELYGRICFNVLCGNTDDHARNHAAFWDGRVLTLTPVYDICPQGRTGNVATQAMLIKGDGRASTLATLLAAAPDYHLKEAEAAALIENQVAMIAAHWPAICAEAELSPVERKLFAGRQFLNSYALDGLEGHKTLQDAFRAARDALIASGGT
- a CDS encoding LysR family transcriptional regulator; this encodes MSFPVLNLDLLQAFVAVADCRSFTRAASTLNRTQSAISMQVKRLERQAGAELLFRSTAQVGLTPAGERLLHYARRMLVLNQEALGSLREHKLEGRVRLGIMDDYGMTVMPPLIAAFAKIYPNIHIEMETGLTAHMLTRLGRSFDLVIAMHPAGKGEGEFLRREQAIWVSGETDRAEHMNPLPIALSPEGCLFRKWAMDALDAANRPWRIAFVSHSLAAVEAIVLQGLAVTVVKSSTCPQRLRILSEADGMPALPPADVKLHRAPVLPRPAILLAEHLTAALKIELMA
- a CDS encoding general stress protein, encoding MSDYNSTPSNTLTAFYEDREMAERAVQRLVDAGIGRDSVRLVEGNDTVSPEARSSDDNKGFWESLGDFFLPSAEREVYSEGLRRGGYLVTVTGVAAELADTALDILDDEGSVDIDERAASWRSEGWSPPAIEDLAPAEYDRTGDPKISGMAGVASASGNETPDDVGETIPDLKEDKDLRVGKRDMTSGRARARSYSVDKSRE
- the rsgA gene encoding ribosome small subunit-dependent GTPase A encodes the protein MPLPMSETMTDSCASLSSLGWSEFFSDQLVSNETNLLPMRIDTVHRARLTAIFQSGTVKLTYPADVTTADFAVGDWVLVDPSTHLVQRLLKRKTLLERRKAGNRPPQLVAANIDTLFIVTSCNSDFNAARLERYLALANQAGTNPVIVLTKADTVSNAWEFEQQAAALQRGSTVVTLNARSPDAKTALFPWCGVGQTVTLVGSSGAGKSTLVNTLAGPVLELPQQTGGIREHDAKGRHTTTSRSLHAIAAGGWVIDTPGIRTLDVSHVGYGIDTVFAEITELGPHCRFRDCSHVHEPGCAVQAAMAAGKIDPERLTRWRKLHNENCDNSANQVRPRGTSSMPRRKNRE
- a CDS encoding FCD domain-containing protein, whose protein sequence is MDGKARSPRANWEGYDFPVVTAPNHKDNYCYLREWERCPFIGPPHPGLLPASTYALPERVKSAQQEHEEIVAAIAAGEGDAAEAAARRHVASGYRIRLGLTKVQFAPERHLPF
- a CDS encoding helix-turn-helix transcriptional regulator, coding for MLGKLIRVGRAERGLTAQELAERAGISRTTLSSIEKGAPGPEIGTVFEVASLVGVRLFDYDERTLQMHNARLDENLTLLPKSVRHSVKKVDDDF